A genomic segment from Sciurus carolinensis chromosome 1, mSciCar1.2, whole genome shotgun sequence encodes:
- the LOC124989459 gene encoding olfactory receptor 5V1-like → MTPFEMNNQTFVNEFIFLGFSNHSNLQGLFFLVFLVIYLTTLLGNILIIIATRVSPALHTPMYFFLSNLSFLDICYTSTTIPVLLVNFFREKKTISYDGCLSQIFFFVTSAGTEGVLLAAMAYDRYVAICRPLQYPVLMSMKVSVCLVAGSWLCGLVNSATHTVLATMLTLCGPNQISHFLCDIPLLLKLSCSDTSVNESVLHVASATIGLSPCLFTAGSYTLIISAILRIPSAQGKRKAFSTCASHLTVVVVFFGTANFNYDRPREGYSLDMDILVSVLFCVVTPMLNPIIYSLRNKDVKGALWKLTGKQIL, encoded by the coding sequence ATGACACCATTTGAAATGAACAATCAAACATTTGTCAACGAATTCATCTTCTTGGGATTTTCCAACCACTCCAACCTACAGGGCTTGTTCTTTCTCGTCTTTCTGGTTATTTACCTGACAACTCTCCTGGGGAACATACTCATAATAATAGCCACCAGAGTCAGTCCTGCTCTCCATACTccaatgtactttttcctcagcaaTTTGAGCTTCTTGGACATCTGCTACACATCCACCACCATCCCTGTATTGTTGGTGAACTTCTTCCGGGAGAAGAAGACCATTTCCTATGACGGTTGCCTTTCCCAAATCTTCTTCTTTGTAACAAGTGCTGGCACAGAAGGTGTTCTGTTGGCTGCCATGGcttatgaccgctatgtggccatttgccgTCCTCTTCAATACCCAGTTCTCATGAGTATGAAGGTCTCTGTTTGTTTAGTGGCAGGGTCCTGGCTGTGTGGGCTGGTGAATTCTGCAACACACACAGTGCTGGCAACCATGCTCACTCTTTGTGGGCCCAACCAGATCAGCCACTTTCTCTGTGACATCCCATTGCTCCTGAAGCTCTCCTGCTCAGACACCTCTGTCAATGAGTCTGTGCTCCATGTGGCCAGTGCCACCATTGGCCTGAGCCCCTGCCTCTTCACTGCAGGGTCCTACACACTCATCATCTCAGCCATCCTCAGGATTCCCTCTGCTCAGGGCAAGAGAAAGGCCTTCTCTACCTGTGCATCCCACCTCACTGTCGTGGTGGTCTTCTTTGGAACAGCCAACTTCAACTATGATAGGCCCAGAGAAGGCTATTCCCTGGACATGGACATCCTGGTCTCTGTGCTTTTCTGTGTGGTGACCCCCATGTTGAACCCCATCATTTACAGCCTGAGAAACAAGGATGTCAAGGGTGCCCTGTGGAAGCTGACTGGAAAACAGATTCTCTAG